The genomic interval GATGACTATCCGTCGGTGTTCGGGCTGGTCGGGGCGGGTCTCGGGGTCGCGGTGATGCCCGAGCTGGCGCTGGCGGCGGTCCGGCCGAAGGGCGCCCGGACGGTACCGGTCGAGCCGGTGGTGCAGCGCGAGATCGTGGCCCTCACCCTGCCGGACCTGGCCAGGGTGCCGGCGGTCGCGGCGATGCTGGACGAACTGGTGGCGGCGGCCGCGCGCTAGCGGCTGCGCGCCCGGCGGCTCCGGCGGCGGCTCTGTGACCGGCTCCGGCGCCGGTCCTGTCAGCGGCTACGCGGCGGCGGCGGTCGTGCCGAGGTCCCGGTGCCGGCTACGCACCGGTGGTGCTCATGACGAGGCCCCGGTGACGGTCAGGCACCGGTGGCACTTATGGCGGTGTCCCGGTGGCGGCTAGGCACCGGTCGTACTCACGGCGATGACCCGGTGTCGCGCGCGGCCCATGAGCTCCTCACGCTCGTCCTCGGTCAGGCCGCCCCACACGCCGTAGGGCTCCCGTACGGCCAGGGCGTGCGCCGCGCACTCGGCGCGTACCGGGCAGCGCATGCACACCTCCTTGGCCGAGGTCTCGCGCGCGCTGCGGGCCGCGCCGCGTTCGCCTTCGGGATGGAAGAACAGAGAGCTGTCGACCCCGCGGCAGGCGGCCAGGAGCTGCCAGTCCCACAGGTCGGCGTTGGGACCGGGAAGGCGGGAGAAATCTGCCATTGCTATCCCCTCGAAGCGATCCTCCGGGGCGACCCGCCGGAGGATCCGGCGCGGTGACCCGGTACGAGCGATCAGATGCGGACGCACTACCTGTGCCCTTACAACCGCCAAGCAAGCGGATGTAAATATGACTGATTGCGAATCTAGTCATAGACACCGGCAAATGGGAAGAAAAACTGCTCCGCGTGGGCAAATGGGGCATCGCTTGCGCGCCGGGAAGGGCGCCCCCAATGCGCCCTGCTCCGTGTCCGCGCCCTCACGTAGAGTGCCGAAGGTGGCCGACCGAGCCCGTAACTCTTTCGGGTGACCGTCGTTGAGAGGGCGGAGGCGGTTGACGGATGAAGCAGTCGGGCAGATGTCCGAACTGACCCGAGAGTCGTCGATCGCACAGGTGACGATC from Streptomyces albireticuli carries:
- a CDS encoding WhiB family transcriptional regulator; the encoded protein is MADFSRLPGPNADLWDWQLLAACRGVDSSLFFHPEGERGAARSARETSAKEVCMRCPVRAECAAHALAVREPYGVWGGLTEDEREELMGRARHRVIAVSTTGA